The stretch of DNA GGCTCCGGGGCGGGGGAGACCTGCTTCCGCGCCTCCTCCAGCGCGTCCCAGGGGAGCATGGCGCACTTGACGCGGCGCGGGAGCTTGGCGACGCCGGAGAGGGCGCGCAGGTCGCCCAGCACCCTGTCGCGCGCGGCGTCGGCGTCGCCGTGGATCATGTCGCGGAAGCGGGCCAGGAGCGGCTCCGCCTCGCCGAAGCTCTTCCCCACGATCATCTGCGTCATCATCGACGCCGAGGCCTGCGAGATGGCGCACCCCTGGCCCTGGAAGCGCGCGTCCTCGATCACCCCGTCCTTCACCCGGAGCTGCAGGACGATGTCGTCGCCGCAGGTGGGGTTGCGCATGGTGACCACCGCGTCGGGCGCGTCCAGGTCGCCCCGGCGCGGCGCGTGGCGGTAGTGCTTGAGGATCACTTCCTGGTACAGCGCTTCGAGCGGGAGGCTCATGCGGTGCTCACGTCGCGGGCGAGGGTCGGCGCGGGACCTCCCTCAGAATGGCACCGCCCGGGAGTCCGGCGCCAGTCCCCGGACGCCGCGCCCGGGTCAGTAGCCGAAGAGGGCGCGCGCCCGGTGCAGCCCCTCCACCAGGCGGTCGACGTCGTCGGCGCCGGTGTAGAGGTAGAACGAGGCGCGCGCGGTGGCCGGCAGGCACATGCGGCGCATCAGCGGCTGGCAGCAGTGGTGGCCGGCGCGCACCGCCACCCCCTCCTGGTCCAGGATGGTGGCGATGTCGTGCGGGTGCACGTCGGCCAGCGAGAAGCTCACCACCCCGGAGCGCTCGGCGACGTCGCGCGGGCCGTGCACGGCCAGGTCCGGCACCTCGGCCAGGCGCTCCAGGGCGTACGCCATCAGGTGCCGCTCGTGCGCCATGACGGCGTCGCGGCCGACGGCGCCCAGGTAGTCGGCCGCCGCGCCCAGGCCCACGGCGCCCGCGATGTGCGGGGTGCCCGCCTCGAACTTCATCGGCAGGGGCGCGTAGGTGGAGCGCTCCAGCTCCACCACGTCGATCATGTCGCCGCCGCCGTGGAAGGGCGGCATCGCCTCCAGCAGCGCGCGCCGCCCCCACAGCCCGCCGATTCCCGTGGGCCCGCACATCTTGTGGCCGCTGAACGCGTAGAAGTCGGCTCCCAGGCTGGGCACGTCCACCGGCAGGTGCGGCGCGGACTGGGCCCCGTCGACCACCATGAGCGCCCCCGCGGCGTGCGCCCGCGCGGCGATCTCGGAGACGGGGTTCACCGTCCCCAGCGCGTTGGAGACGTGGGAGACGGAGACCAGCTTCGTGCGCTCGGTCAGCAGGTCGTCCACCTGCGCCAGGTCCAGGCGCCCCTGCCCGTCGATGTCCAGGAAGCGCAGCCTGGCGCCCGTGCGCTGGGCCAGGATCTGCCAGGGGACCAGGTTTGAGTGGTGCTCCAGCACGGAGAGGAGGATCTCGTCGCCCGCGCGGACGTTCTCCAGCCCCCAGGAGTAGGCGATGAGGTTCAGCGCCTCGGTGGTCCCCCGCGTCCACACCAGCTCGCCCTCGTCGGCGATGCCCATGAGGCGGGCCACCTTGCCGCGCGCCTGTTCGTACGCCTCGGTGGCGCGGTGCGACAGCTCGTGCACGCCGCGGTGGACGTTGGCGTTGTCGCGCCGGTAGAAGCGGTCGACGGCCTCGATCACCTGACGCGGCTTCTGCGTGGAGGCGGCGTTGTCGAGATAGACCAGCCGCTTCCCGTTCACCTCCTGGTCGAGGATCGGGAAGTCGGCGCGGATGCGCTCCACGTCGAGCGGGGTGGCGGCGGCGGGAAGGGTCGAGACGCTCATGCAACCTCTTTCGCGAATCGCCCCGCCGTGGCGGGATTGGCCGGGGCGAATGAATTCGCTGCAACGACGACACGAAGTCCGCCTGCGCGGACTGCCGGCTTCGGCTCGGACGCGGGGGACGGTGCGCGCACCGGGCTCCCGGCGTGCACCCGGCCTTGCCGATCCTTCACGGCAGGTCCACCCACACGTCGGGGCCGATCACCCTGGCCGGGTAGACGGGGACCGAGCGC from Longimicrobium sp. encodes:
- a CDS encoding SUF system NifU family Fe-S cluster assembly protein, whose amino-acid sequence is MSLPLEALYQEVILKHYRHAPRRGDLDAPDAVVTMRNPTCGDDIVLQLRVKDGVIEDARFQGQGCAISQASASMMTQMIVGKSFGEAEPLLARFRDMIHGDADAARDRVLGDLRALSGVAKLPRRVKCAMLPWDALEEARKQVSPAPEP
- a CDS encoding cysteine desulfurase — its product is MSVSTLPAAATPLDVERIRADFPILDQEVNGKRLVYLDNAASTQKPRQVIEAVDRFYRRDNANVHRGVHELSHRATEAYEQARGKVARLMGIADEGELVWTRGTTEALNLIAYSWGLENVRAGDEILLSVLEHHSNLVPWQILAQRTGARLRFLDIDGQGRLDLAQVDDLLTERTKLVSVSHVSNALGTVNPVSEIAARAHAAGALMVVDGAQSAPHLPVDVPSLGADFYAFSGHKMCGPTGIGGLWGRRALLEAMPPFHGGGDMIDVVELERSTYAPLPMKFEAGTPHIAGAVGLGAAADYLGAVGRDAVMAHERHLMAYALERLAEVPDLAVHGPRDVAERSGVVSFSLADVHPHDIATILDQEGVAVRAGHHCCQPLMRRMCLPATARASFYLYTGADDVDRLVEGLHRARALFGY